A genomic region of Notamacropus eugenii isolate mMacEug1 chromosome 3, mMacEug1.pri_v2, whole genome shotgun sequence contains the following coding sequences:
- the PTHLH gene encoding parathyroid hormone-related protein isoform X4 encodes MPLMFRDQEDKMFRRLFQQWSFAVFLLSYSVPSCGRSVEGLSRRLKRAVSEHQFLHDKGKVIQDLRRRIFLQNLIEGINTAEIRATLEVSPNPKPATNTKNYPVRFGSEDEGRYLTQETNKAQTYKEQPVRTSNKKKKGKPGKRKEQEKKKRRTRSAWLNSGVAGSGVEGVHLSDISGTTLDLNLRTENLWGLKDR; translated from the exons ATGCCCTTAAT GTTCCGAGACCAAGAAGATAAAATGTTCAGGAGACTGTTTCAGCAATGGAGCTTTGCGGTGTTTCTGCTGAGTTATTCTGTTCCCTCTTGTGGGAGATCAGTGGAGGGACTCAGCCGCCGACT caaaagaGCTGTATCAGAGCACCAGTTCCTCCATGACAAAGGGAAGGTTATTCAAGATTTACGACGAAGAATCTTTCTTCAAAATTTGATTGAAGGCATTAACACAGCTGAAATCCGAGCTACCTTAGAGGTTTCTCCCAACCCCAAGCCTGCTACTAACACAAAGAACTACCCTGTCCGGTTTGGAAGTGAAGATGAGGGGAGGTACCTAACTCAGGAGACCAACAAGGCACAGACATATAAAGAGCAGCCAGTGAGAACAtctaacaagaaaaagaaaggcaagccAGGAAAACGCaaggaacaggaaaagaaaaaacggCGAACTCGATCAGCTTGGTTAAACTCTGGAGTAGCTGGTAGTGGGGTGGAAGGGGTTCACCTATCAGACATCTCTGGGACTACGCTGGATCTCAACTTACG taCAGAAAACCTATGGGGTTTGAAAGACAGATGA
- the PTHLH gene encoding parathyroid hormone-related protein isoform X1, with protein MPLMFRDQEDKMFRRLFQQWSFAVFLLSYSVPSCGRSVEGLSRRLKRAVSEHQFLHDKGKVIQDLRRRIFLQNLIEGINTAEIRATLEVSPNPKPATNTKNYPVRFGSEDEGRYLTQETNKAQTYKEQPVRTSNKKKKGKPGKRKEQEKKKRRTRSAWLNSGVAGSGVEGVHLSDISGTTLDLNLRRH; from the exons ATGCCCTTAAT GTTCCGAGACCAAGAAGATAAAATGTTCAGGAGACTGTTTCAGCAATGGAGCTTTGCGGTGTTTCTGCTGAGTTATTCTGTTCCCTCTTGTGGGAGATCAGTGGAGGGACTCAGCCGCCGACT caaaagaGCTGTATCAGAGCACCAGTTCCTCCATGACAAAGGGAAGGTTATTCAAGATTTACGACGAAGAATCTTTCTTCAAAATTTGATTGAAGGCATTAACACAGCTGAAATCCGAGCTACCTTAGAGGTTTCTCCCAACCCCAAGCCTGCTACTAACACAAAGAACTACCCTGTCCGGTTTGGAAGTGAAGATGAGGGGAGGTACCTAACTCAGGAGACCAACAAGGCACAGACATATAAAGAGCAGCCAGTGAGAACAtctaacaagaaaaagaaaggcaagccAGGAAAACGCaaggaacaggaaaagaaaaaacggCGAACTCGATCAGCTTGGTTAAACTCTGGAGTAGCTGGTAGTGGGGTGGAAGGGGTTCACCTATCAGACATCTCTGGGACTACGCTGGATCTCAACTTACG gaGGCATTGA
- the PTHLH gene encoding parathyroid hormone-related protein isoform X3 has translation MFRRLFQQWSFAVFLLSYSVPSCGRSVEGLSRRLKRAVSEHQFLHDKGKVIQDLRRRIFLQNLIEGINTAEIRATLEVSPNPKPATNTKNYPVRFGSEDEGRYLTQETNKAQTYKEQPVRTSNKKKKGKPGKRKEQEKKKRRTRSAWLNSGVAGSGVEGVHLSDISGTTLDLNLRRH, from the exons ATGTTCAGGAGACTGTTTCAGCAATGGAGCTTTGCGGTGTTTCTGCTGAGTTATTCTGTTCCCTCTTGTGGGAGATCAGTGGAGGGACTCAGCCGCCGACT caaaagaGCTGTATCAGAGCACCAGTTCCTCCATGACAAAGGGAAGGTTATTCAAGATTTACGACGAAGAATCTTTCTTCAAAATTTGATTGAAGGCATTAACACAGCTGAAATCCGAGCTACCTTAGAGGTTTCTCCCAACCCCAAGCCTGCTACTAACACAAAGAACTACCCTGTCCGGTTTGGAAGTGAAGATGAGGGGAGGTACCTAACTCAGGAGACCAACAAGGCACAGACATATAAAGAGCAGCCAGTGAGAACAtctaacaagaaaaagaaaggcaagccAGGAAAACGCaaggaacaggaaaagaaaaaacggCGAACTCGATCAGCTTGGTTAAACTCTGGAGTAGCTGGTAGTGGGGTGGAAGGGGTTCACCTATCAGACATCTCTGGGACTACGCTGGATCTCAACTTACG gaGGCATTGA
- the PTHLH gene encoding parathyroid hormone-related protein isoform X2 yields MFRRLFQQWSFAVFLLSYSVPSCGRSVEGLSRRLKRAVSEHQFLHDKGKVIQDLRRRIFLQNLIEGINTAEIRATLEVSPNPKPATNTKNYPVRFGSEDEGRYLTQETNKAQTYKEQPVRTSNKKKKGKPGKRKEQEKKKRRTRSAWLNSGVAGSGVEGVHLSDISGTTLDLNLRTENLWGLKDR; encoded by the exons ATGTTCAGGAGACTGTTTCAGCAATGGAGCTTTGCGGTGTTTCTGCTGAGTTATTCTGTTCCCTCTTGTGGGAGATCAGTGGAGGGACTCAGCCGCCGACT caaaagaGCTGTATCAGAGCACCAGTTCCTCCATGACAAAGGGAAGGTTATTCAAGATTTACGACGAAGAATCTTTCTTCAAAATTTGATTGAAGGCATTAACACAGCTGAAATCCGAGCTACCTTAGAGGTTTCTCCCAACCCCAAGCCTGCTACTAACACAAAGAACTACCCTGTCCGGTTTGGAAGTGAAGATGAGGGGAGGTACCTAACTCAGGAGACCAACAAGGCACAGACATATAAAGAGCAGCCAGTGAGAACAtctaacaagaaaaagaaaggcaagccAGGAAAACGCaaggaacaggaaaagaaaaaacggCGAACTCGATCAGCTTGGTTAAACTCTGGAGTAGCTGGTAGTGGGGTGGAAGGGGTTCACCTATCAGACATCTCTGGGACTACGCTGGATCTCAACTTACG taCAGAAAACCTATGGGGTTTGAAAGACAGATGA